Sequence from the Pedobacter sp. D749 genome:
TGGTGGCCATTAACGATCTTGCAGATGCGAAAACAATGGCGCATTTGTTTAAGTATGATAGTGTTCATGGTGTTTTTGCAGGGAACGTTTCGGCAAAGCCTGATGCACTTGTAATTGATAACCTTTTGATTCCGGTTTTTACCATTGCATCAGCTGATAAGTTGCCATGGTCTGCATTGCGCGTTGACTTGGTCATTGATTGCACGGGCAGAAACCTCACAAAATCATCAGCCGAAAAACATATTGCATCGGGTGCAAAACAAGTATTAATTTCCGCTCCGGCAGCCGATGATATTCCAATGGTTGTATTGGGGGTAAACGATGATCATATTGATTTAACAAGTGCTGTACTATCAAATGCGAGTTGTACAACCAATAATATTGCTCCCATGATTAAGATTTTAAACGATAATTGGGGCGTTGAAGAAGGTTATATCACTACGATCCATTCCATGACGGGCGATCAGAATCTGCATGATGCAAACCATAAGGATCTGCGTAGGGCAAGGGCAGCTTCATCTTCCATCATCCCAACTACAACTGGTGCAGCAAAAGCCATTACACATATTTTTCCCGAATTGGATGGGCGTTTGGGTGGTGCAGGGATTAGGGTTCCGGTTTTAAACGGATCTTTAACCGATTTTACCTGTCTGTTAAAGAAGAAAACAACCATCGAAGAAATTAATTCAGCTTTCAAATACGCTGCCGAAAATGAATTGAAAGGTATTATTGAGTACACTGAAGATCCGATTGTGTCGATCGATATTATTGATAATCCACATTCGTGTATATTCGATTCGCTGTTAACCTCAATTGTCGGCGATCTGGTTAAGGTTGTTGGCTGGTACGATAATGAATACGGTTACAGCAGCCGTTTAATCGATGTGGTCAGAAAAATCGATGCCTTATCTAAGAAATAAGCTTTCTTTTCTGCGTTGATTTTAATGCCCAATAAACCAATACCGGTTGAAAAAACAGACGTAAAAAACGCTTACTATCAGTATTAAGCCCAAATGCGCTGCGTTTATGGGTGTACTGTGAAAT
This genomic interval carries:
- the gap gene encoding type I glyceraldehyde-3-phosphate dehydrogenase: MRLAINGFGRIGRTFLRLALAEGYEVVAINDLADAKTMAHLFKYDSVHGVFAGNVSAKPDALVIDNLLIPVFTIASADKLPWSALRVDLVIDCTGRNLTKSSAEKHIASGAKQVLISAPAADDIPMVVLGVNDDHIDLTSAVLSNASCTTNNIAPMIKILNDNWGVEEGYITTIHSMTGDQNLHDANHKDLRRARAASSSIIPTTTGAAKAITHIFPELDGRLGGAGIRVPVLNGSLTDFTCLLKKKTTIEEINSAFKYAAENELKGIIEYTEDPIVSIDIIDNPHSCIFDSLLTSIVGDLVKVVGWYDNEYGYSSRLIDVVRKIDALSKK